A segment of the Oncorhynchus kisutch isolate 150728-3 unplaced genomic scaffold, Okis_V2 scaffold766, whole genome shotgun sequence genome:
ctccctccctccctccctgtctcctccagaCTATAGTAATGAATGACTGTATAATCCGTGGAGACCTGGCCAATGTCAGGGTGGGGAGGCACTGTGTTGTGAAGAGCCGGAGTGTCATTCGGCCGCCGTTCAAAAAATTCAGCAAAGGGTGAGTTCTGCTCAACCTCTTCTAGACCAGGGGTCTCCTCTTCTAGACCAGGGGTCTCCTCTTCTAGACCAGGGGTCTCTTCTTCTAGACCAGGGGACTCCTCTTCTAGACCAGGGGCCTCCAATCTCTTCTAGACCAGGGGTCTCCATCCTCTTCTAGACCAGGGGACTCCTCTTCTAGACCAGGGGTCTCCTCTTCTAGACCAGGGGCCTCCATCCTCTTCTAGACCAGGGGACTCCTCTTCTAGACCAGGGGTCTCCATCCTCTTCTAGACCAGGGGACTCCTCTTCTAGACCAGTGTCTCTAACCTCTTCTAGACCAGGGGTCTCCTCTTTTAGACCAGGGGACTCCTCTTTTAGACCAGGGGACTCCTCCTCTAGACCAGGGGACTCCTCTTCTAGACCAGGGGACTCATCTTCTAGACCAGGGGTCTCCATCCTCTTCTagaccaggggtctccaaccttttctagaccaggggtctcctcttctagaccaggggtctccaaccttttctagaCCTTTCCAACCATGACTGTTTACTGAAACTATGGCCAACACAGTTGATACACATGATCATGATGTAGTTGTGTAAGTTAACATTCAACGTCCAGTGGAAGCAGGTCTCTGtggtctgacctctgaccccttgtCCCCCCTCCCAGAGTGGCCTTCTTTCCACTGCACATCGGAGACCATGTGTTTATAGAGGAGGACTGTGTGGTGAACGCTGCTCAGATCGGATCTTACGTTCACATCGGGAAGAACTGTGTCAtcgtgagttacacacacacacacacacacacacacacacacacacacacacacacacacacacacacacacacacacacacacacacacacacacacacacacacacatacacacacacacacacatacacactcacagttactcacacacatacacactcacagttactcacacacatacacactcacagttactcacacacatacacactcacagttacacacacacacacacacacacacacacagttacacacacacacactggccgaGGGAACATTCAGGTCCTAAATCTGGGTCATGTGATGCTCGGGAACGACAACATTTCACTGTCCCTGTGGGGCTAGTTGGGGTCCGTgttctactagtctggtctgaaccgtgttctactagcctggtctgaacagtactagtctctgtctagttgggtccatgttctactagtctggtctgaacagtactagtctctgtctagttgggtccatgttctactagtctggtctgaacagtactagtctctgtctagttgggtccatgttctactagtctggtctgaacagtactagtctctgtctagttgggtccatgttctactagcctggtctgaacagtactagtctctgtctagttgggtccatgttctactagtctggtctgaacagtactagtctctgtctagttgggtccatgttctactagtctggtctgaacagtactagtctctgtctagttgggtccatgttctactagtctggtctgaatCGTgttctactagcctggtctgaacagtactagtctctgtctagttgggtccatgttctactagtctggtctgaacagtactagtctctgtctagttgggtccatgttctactagtctggtctgaacagtactagtctctgtctagttggggtccatgttctactagtctggtctgaacagtactagtctctgtctagttgggtccatgttctactagtctggtctgaacagtactagtctctgtctagttgggtccatgttctactagtctggtctgaacagtactagtctctgtctagttgggtccatgttctactagtctggtctgaacagtactagtctctgtctagttgggtccatgttctactagtctggtctgaacagtactagtctctgtctagttgggtccatgttctactagtctggtctgaacagtactagtctctgtctagttgggtccatgttctactagtctggtctgaacagtactagtctctgtctagttgggtccatgttctactagtctggtctgaacagtactagcctctgGCATGATTGTGTTTATTACAGGGTAGTCACATGACTGTAGTTTGTATCATCACATGACGGTGGAGTTCTGTAGAGGTTCTGTTGTGATGTCACAATGGGGGTAGTGTGTTCTGTCAACATATGAAATGTGACTCCTACGCCGACCGGGCCGGGAGTCACTCCTACCCCGACCGGGCCGGGAGTCACTCCTACGCCGACCGGGCCGGGAGTCACTCCTACGCCGACCGGGCCGGGAGTCACTCCTACCCCGACCGGGCCGGGAGTCACTCCTACGCCGACCGGGCCGGGAGTCACTCCTACGCCGACCGGGCCGAGAGTCACTCCTACGCCGACCGGGCCGGGAGTCACTCCTACGCCGACCGGGCCGGGAGTCACTCCTACGCCGACCGGGCCGGGAGTCACTCCTACGCCGACCGGGCCGGGAGTCACTCCTACGCCGACCGGGCCGGGAGTCACTCCTACGCCGACCGGGCCGGGAGTCACTCCTACGCCGACCGGGCCGGGAGTCACTCCTACGCCGACCGGGCCGGGAGTCACTCCTACCCCGACTGGTTGTTCATGTTGTTTCTGTTGCTCCAGGCAACGGTCGCCACTGTGTCTGGTTGttaatggtgtgtttgtgtgtgtttgtgtgtgtgtgtgtgtgtgttttccagggTCGACGGTGTGTGTTGAAGGATTGCTGTAAGATCCTAGACAACACAGTTCTTCCTCCTGAGACCGTGGTTCCTCCCTTCACCGTGTTCTCAGGATGCCCAGGTCagaacacacctcctcctcctctacctcctcctctacatcctcctctacatcctcctcctctacctcctcctcctcctctaccccctctacatcctcctctacctcctactcctctacatcctcctcctcctctacctcctcctctacatcctcctctcctctacctcctcctctacctcctctacatcctcctctcctctaccccctctacatcctcctctacctcctactcctctacatcctcctcctcctctacctcctcctctacctcctctacatcctcctcctcctctacctcctcctctacctcctctacatcctcctcctcctctacctcctctacatcctcctctacatcctcctctcctctaccccctctacatcctcctctacctcctcctcctctacatcctcctcctcctctacctcctcctctacctcctctacatcctcctctcctctacccccctctaccccctctacatcctcctctacctcctcctctaccccctctacatcctcctcctcctctacctcctcctctacatcctcctcctcctctacctcctcctctacatcctcctctacctcctcctctacctcctcctctacatcctcctctcctctaccccctctacatcctcctctacctcctactcctctacatcctcctcctcctctacctcctcctctacctcctctacatcctcctcctcctctacctcctcctctacctcctctacatcctcctctcctctacctcctcctctacctcctctaccacctcctctacctctacatcctcctctaccccttcgtctacatcctcctctacatcctcctcctctacatcctcctctacctcctctacatcctcctcctcctctacctcctcctctacctcctctacatcctcctcctcctctacctcctcctctacctcctctacatcctcctcctcctctacctcctcctctacctctacatcctcctctaccccttcgtctacatcctcctctacatcctcctcctctatatcctcctcctctacctcatcctctatatcctcctcctctacctcctcctctacatcctcctctacatcctcctctacccctacctacTTCTGtacatcctcctctacctctacatcctcctctaccccttcgtctacatcctcctctacatcctcctcctctacatcctcctcctctacctcatcctctatatcctcctcctctacctcctcctctacatcctcctcctctacatcatcctctatatcctcctcctctacctcctcctctacctcctcctctacatcctcctctacatcctcctcctctacctcctcctctacctcctctacatcctcctctacctcctc
Coding sequences within it:
- the LOC109886690 gene encoding dynactin subunit 5; translation: MELCEILYNKAEYIETASGNKVSRQSVLCGSQNIVLNGKTIVMNDCIIRGDLANVRVGRHCVVKSRSVIRPPFKKFSKGVAFFPLHIGDHVFIEEDCVVNAAQIGSYVHIGKNCVIGRRCVLKDCCKILDNTVLPPETVVPPFTVFSGCPGLFSGELPECTQDLMIDVTKSYYQKFLSLSQI